A stretch of DNA from Thermoplasmata archaeon:
TATATTAACTCTTTTTTAATTGGTTTGAATATAGATTAAATATGCTCTATAATATCTTGAGGTCTGCTACAATATGCCATATATGTGGAGCATATGATTTTACTACGGAAAAATATAGAAGTTTATACTCAAATCCATATCTTTTAGAATAATTGTCTAAAACTAAACTCTTATTTTTCAATTCTTCAGTAGTCCATGTATTGTGAAAATGGATTGTTCCTTTTCCATCTGCCAACAATGAAAGTGCCTTAGGTATAAATTTTTCAGTATTTATATATCCCATCAAAATACGGTTTGCTTTTGCTTTATCAAAGTTTCTATTATCTCCTAAATATGGCTCAATATTATCAATATTATTCAACTTAATATTCTCTTTAAGATATTTAAAGGCAACAGGATTTAATTCACATGCATAAATCTTTATTGGCTTTTGATATTTTGCTAGAGGTAATGCAAAATAACCGATCCCGGCAAACATGTCTATAATTGTTTCAGAATCAACATTGATCTTGCTCATCCTTATTCTTTCATTCACGTTTCCAGAAGAAAACATAATTTTAATTGCGTCAAATTTATATTTTATACTATTCTCTATATGTATTGTTTCAGATTCATTCCCATAAATTATATCCATATCCGGAACTCTGATTATGTCATGAATCTTACCTTTCTCATTAAGTATGGTTTTGACGTTTAACTCTTTAGCGTAAACAGGTAAAATCTGATTTTTAAAAGGTTCTAGTATGGGTGGATATTTCAATATTAGCACAGATCCATATTTTTCCCATCTATTGGGAAGATGCTCCTTTAAACTTTCAGAAATATCTAACTTTGCCTTTATTTTTTCAAAAGGAGAAAGAGTCCCTGATCTCTCAGTACCGTTATATTCTATTACCTGAAGATCAGTATTTTTAATATACTCAGTTATAGGAAGTATCAGGTTGTTGTTAACAAGTTCTATTTTCCTAGTATGATCTAACTTTTTAGCTATTTCTAACTTTTTCCGGATTCTCTCTCCATTCTTTTTTTCTACTTTAACTGCATACATCTTTTTACTATCTAATAGATTTTGTCAAATCTTCGTTGATAAGATCTGGCCTGTTATCATCTGCTCTGTACATATGTAAATTTTCAGCTCGGTTTTTTTACATTTATATCACTACCATATATGAACTTTCCTAAAGATCAGATGCCTGACAGGTATCGCAAAAAAAGCCGGCCGTTAAAAAAATTTACTATTCAGGCAATGTTATCTCATGAAAAGATTTATATGAATTTTCGTATTAATGCTTTTAGTAGAAAATTTGAGGTGATTTATGAAATGACACAGAAACCAGTAGTCGATGAACCAACATGCATTGCTTGTGGAATATGCGCATCAGTATGTCCTGCGAATCCAATAGTTTTTGAAATACAAAATGTAAGTAAAGTAATACATCCAGAAGCTTGCATTGATGGATGCACTGAATGTTTAGATAACTGCCCAACTGGCTCTATAACAATTCAAAAATAAACACTCTCTTTTTTTATTTTAGATTTGCTAATTCTTATTTGAGAAGAGATAGTATAACATTTTTCAATTTTGGCACAGTATCGAATAACTCTAACTCAGATACTGAGATCCATTTATATTCAGTATGCTCCCAATCTATCTTAATAGTATCTATGTCTATTTCCCAGAGAAAGGTGTAAATTTTCCACAATGTTTCATGATCTCTCGTATAAATAAAATTTCCTTGTTTTAGAAGTTTTAAATGCTCTTTTTTCAGGCCTGTTTCTTCTTCTATTTCTATCATGGATCTGGATAATGGTTCATCCTTAGGCTCTATATAACCCGATACTCCAGCCCATTTATTTTTGTTTGTCTTAACTTTATCGCTTCTTTTAAGTATCAAAATCTTGTCTTTGTATTTTAATATCCCAGTAACTACTTCTACAGGTTCAATGTTTATCTCTATTTTATTGTCGTTAATCTTTACATAATCATTATCTGCGAATATATCTATATCGATCATATCTATTGTAGGAATATTGCTCATTACTGCACCAGTAGCTACAATCTCATCAATTTTTCTGCAAATCATCGCCCTTGGAGCAACATTATAATATTTTAGAGAGTAAATAACATAAGATCCTACAGTACTTCCTTTTCCTCGATCAAATACAAAAATAGAATCTTTAATCTCTCTATCTTTGCATAATCCACTATTTATTTTAGATGTTATTGAATCAACACCGCCCAAAAATGAAACAGATTCATCACATTTTATAACAGACCCTTCTGCCTTTCCTTTGTATATAGTTCTGCCTTCAATTATCATTTACAGACCATCTCCAAAAGTGTATAAATATCATAAAATACAGTATCCTGGTTAGAGTAGTTTGGTAATCTTAGATAGTAAACTGCCTTCCCTGAGTTTGTTGCAGTAACATTAAATTTTAGATTTATAGGTGCAACAACCATACAAGTGTCTGCATAAACTTTACCGCCAAAATCTTCTATCTGAGCCACGTAATTGTAAGCTTTCTGTTTTGTAGATCGCGACGTAAATAACCACAATTCTACATTATCTTTTTTCTTCTTGTTTTTTAAGTATAATGCAATTTCTTTTAATTCTAAATAGGATAAATGAGGACATCCTAAAGCCACGAGTTCCGGATCTTTATGGCTATTAAATTTCTCTCGATATTCTTTTATATCATTTTCCTCAATCGTTATTTTTTCTAATCCTTGGTCCGACATTTTCCATTCTGGTGTGATCATCTCAGCATGAAACATTGGTATTGCACCGGTTGCGTTCATAGCTGCACCTAGGCTTTTTAATGCACTTTCTGTATAGTCTCTGATACCTGTAATATAAGGTATCCCATTCTTAACTTTTTCTCCTATCAATAACCCAATTACAGCAAAGTCAGCCATTGAGGGTGTAAACTTCAAAACTATTTTTACAGTTGCCTTTCTATTTTCGGAAATGTGCAATCCGTATAATGGAGTTTTTCCCAACAATGCTGCAGCCATCGCAGATACCCCGCTTTCTCTATTGGTTCTGGCTCCAAGTATTGAATTTGCGTAAATTACAGCTGAAGATTCTGCCCA
This window harbors:
- a CDS encoding class I SAM-dependent methyltransferase family protein; this encodes MYAVKVEKKNGERIRKKLEIAKKLDHTRKIELVNNNLILPITEYIKNTDLQVIEYNGTERSGTLSPFEKIKAKLDISESLKEHLPNRWEKYGSVLILKYPPILEPFKNQILPVYAKELNVKTILNEKGKIHDIIRVPDMDIIYGNESETIHIENSIKYKFDAIKIMFSSGNVNERIRMSKINVDSETIIDMFAGIGYFALPLAKYQKPIKIYACELNPVAFKYLKENIKLNNIDNIEPYLGDNRNFDKAKANRILMGYINTEKFIPKALSLLADGKGTIHFHNTWTTEELKNKSLVLDNYSKRYGFEYKLLYFSVVKSYAPHIWHIVADLKIL
- a CDS encoding 4Fe-4S binding protein, which translates into the protein MTQKPVVDEPTCIACGICASVCPANPIVFEIQNVSKVIHPEACIDGCTECLDNCPTGSITIQK
- a CDS encoding DUF126 domain-containing protein, with the translated sequence MIIEGRTIYKGKAEGSVIKCDESVSFLGGVDSITSKINSGLCKDREIKDSIFVFDRGKGSTVGSYVIYSLKYYNVAPRAMICRKIDEIVATGAVMSNIPTIDMIDIDIFADNDYVKINDNKIEINIEPVEVVTGILKYKDKILILKRSDKVKTNKNKWAGVSGYIEPKDEPLSRSMIEIEEETGLKKEHLKLLKQGNFIYTRDHETLWKIYTFLWEIDIDTIKIDWEHTEYKWISVSELELFDTVPKLKNVILSLLK
- a CDS encoding aconitase X catalytic domain-containing protein, which produces MYLSNDEEQILQGEKGTALQKAMELLNSLGAIFGAEKLIEIKSAQISGVSYKNIGDGGIDFLQHFKGEKVKVKTTLNPIGFDMEYPHYLNLSSDFIAKQIKILNLYKSMGVLATYTCTPYYFENIPSFGDDIAWAESSAVIYANSILGARTNRESGVSAMAAALLGKTPLYGLHISENRKATVKIVLKFTPSMADFAVIGLLIGEKVKNGIPYITGIRDYTESALKSLGAAMNATGAIPMFHAEMITPEWKMSDQGLEKITIEENDIKEYREKFNSHKDPELVALGCPHLSYLELKEIALYLKNKKKKDNVELWLFTSRSTKQKAYNYVAQIEDFGGKVYADTCMVVAPINLKFNVTATNSGKAVYYLRLPNYSNQDTVFYDIYTLLEMVCK